In Quercus robur chromosome 10, dhQueRobu3.1, whole genome shotgun sequence, a genomic segment contains:
- the LOC126704069 gene encoding uncharacterized protein LOC126704069, with product MAGDPSKRNQNLYCAYHQEPGHTTDDCRNLKNHLDRLVREGKLRHLLHRPEGWQEQSNIKIRQGTLRPPIGTINVILAAPGRTGSSPFRVMSVSRFLTEPDKRESKRAKVSATPLIGFSEEDKQGTLQPYDDALVVTLRIGGYDVKWVLVDQGSAVEVMYPDLYKGLNLKPEDLSPYDSPLVSFEGKIVTPKGMIRLPVQTDSDVVEVNFIVVDAYSPYTAIVARLWLHALGVVPSTLHQKVKYPSGGQIKEIIGNQGMARQCMVSAISRRLNSEPSTSAENSL from the coding sequence atggcaggcgacccctcaaaacgcaatcagaatctGTACTGCGCGTACCACCAGGAGCCAGGACACACCACCGATGATTGCAGGAATCTGAAAAACCATTTGGATCGGcttgtccgagaagggaagttgaggCATCTGTTGCACCGCCCTGAAGGATGGCAGGAACAGTCAAATATCAAAATCAGACAAGGCAcattgaggccacccattggcacaataaatgtcattcttgccgcacctggaAGGACCGGTTCCAGCCctttcagagtaatgtcagtgaGCAGGTTCCTAACTGAGCCGGACAAAAGGGAATCCAAGAGAGCCAAAGTGAGTGCCACGCCATTAATTGGGTTCTCGGAGGAGGACAAGCAAGGAACCCTTCAACCCTACGACGATGCACTAGTCGTCACGCTCAGAAttggaggttatgacgtgaaatgggtgttagttgatcaaggCAGTGCCGTGgaggtaatgtaccctgatttgTACAAGGGGTTGAACTTGAAACCAgaagacctgtcgccatacgattcCCCTCTGGTcagttttgaaggaaaaatcgTCACCCCGAAAGGCATGATAAGGCTAcctgtgcaaacagactcagACGTGGTAGAGGTGAACTTCATTGTCGTAGATGCGTACTCCCCCTACACGGCTATCGTGGCCCGGCTgtggcttcatgcactaggggTTGTGCCATCAACCTTGcaccaaaaagtgaagtatccgtcaggaggtcaaatcaaagaaataataGGGAACCAAGGAATGGCTAGGCAATGTATGGTGTCGGCAATCTCGCGACGACTAAATAGTGAACCTTCCACTTCAGCCGAGAAcagcttatag